From Flavobacterium lipolyticum, one genomic window encodes:
- a CDS encoding carbohydrate kinase family protein, whose amino-acid sequence MSNGKSLKAVAYGEVLWDVFAAEKKVGGAPLNVALRMQSLGCNAAMISCVGNDEDGVAIINHIKNLGLEAEAIIKSEDFPTGLVHVTLNEKGSASYVIHYPAAWDKIVLSDFARSLAANADVLIFGSLVCRDEVSRKSLEELLQTNVYKVFDVNLRKPHYSYEILEQLMHAASFIKFNDEELLEVSAALHSPFTTLEENIYFIAEKTSTNAICVTRGQYGAVLLWENQLYENYGYTVKVVDTVGAGDSFLAALIASLLTGKKPQDAIDFACAVGALVAASPGANPEIPLSKIEGLRIGTV is encoded by the coding sequence ATGAGTAACGGAAAAAGTCTAAAGGCAGTTGCCTACGGAGAAGTACTTTGGGATGTTTTTGCTGCAGAAAAAAAGGTTGGAGGCGCACCATTAAACGTTGCCCTGCGAATGCAATCGTTAGGCTGCAATGCAGCAATGATTAGCTGTGTGGGAAATGATGAAGATGGTGTTGCCATTATTAATCATATAAAAAATCTTGGACTCGAAGCAGAAGCGATAATCAAGTCAGAAGATTTTCCAACCGGTCTGGTTCATGTGACCCTGAACGAGAAAGGTTCGGCGAGTTATGTCATTCATTATCCGGCGGCCTGGGATAAGATTGTTTTGAGTGATTTTGCCAGAAGTTTGGCAGCGAATGCCGATGTTTTGATTTTTGGAAGTTTAGTTTGTCGGGATGAGGTATCGAGAAAATCTCTTGAAGAATTGTTACAGACAAATGTTTATAAAGTTTTTGATGTCAATTTAAGAAAGCCTCATTATTCCTATGAGATTTTAGAACAGTTGATGCATGCCGCCAGTTTTATAAAGTTTAATGATGAAGAATTATTAGAAGTTTCCGCAGCACTGCATTCGCCTTTTACCACACTGGAAGAAAATATTTATTTTATTGCAGAGAAAACTAGTACGAATGCTATTTGTGTAACCAGAGGGCAATATGGTGCCGTATTGCTTTGGGAGAATCAATTGTATGAGAATTACGGTTATACTGTAAAAGTTGTTGATACAGTAGGGGCTGGGGATTCTTTTTTAGCTGCTTTGATTGCTTCATTGCTTACCGGAAAAAAGCCTCAGGACGCAATTGATTTTGCTTGTGCTGTAGGTGCCTTAGTTGCTGCGTCACCCGGTGCCAATCCCGAGATTCCGCTTTCAAAAATTGAAGGCCTTCGGATTGGGACAGTTTAA
- a CDS encoding helix-turn-helix domain-containing protein, whose translation MTSSIKSKIKSIRELKNYTQEYMADQLGVTQAGYSKIEKGKTILSYEKLVEIARILEVSVEDVISFDSQRYFNSFNKVRGNNNGSIQINSDNSAVLKALYEDKIVLLEKLLSKTEEELRRYKEKFGVI comes from the coding sequence ATGACCTCTTCGATAAAAAGTAAAATAAAAAGCATAAGAGAACTAAAAAATTACACGCAGGAATATATGGCAGATCAGTTAGGTGTTACACAGGCAGGATATAGTAAAATTGAGAAAGGAAAAACGATTCTTTCGTATGAAAAATTGGTTGAAATAGCCAGGATTTTAGAAGTTAGTGTAGAAGACGTAATCAGTTTTGACAGTCAGAGATACTTTAATAGTTTTAATAAAGTGAGAGGAAACAATAATGGAAGTATTCAGATTAATTCGGATAATAGCGCAGTTTTAAAGGCTTTGTATGAAGATAAAATTGTGCTTTTAGAGAAATTGTTAAGCAAAACGGAAGAAGAGTTACGTCGTTATAAAGAAAAATTCGGAGTGATTTAG
- a CDS encoding YegP family protein: MGKFVITKRANGEFQFNLKAGNGQTILTSEGYTTKAACLNGIESVKTNSQDDGRFDRLESKSGKPYFNLKASNGQIIGASEMYESTSARDNGIASVKTNAPEASTDDQTA, translated from the coding sequence ATGGGAAAATTTGTAATTACTAAGAGAGCCAATGGTGAATTTCAATTTAATTTAAAAGCTGGTAATGGGCAAACTATTCTAACAAGTGAAGGTTATACTACCAAAGCGGCCTGCTTAAACGGAATTGAGTCTGTTAAAACAAACTCGCAGGACGACGGAAGATTTGACAGACTGGAATCCAAAAGCGGAAAACCTTATTTCAACTTAAAAGCCAGTAACGGCCAGATTATTGGGGCAAGCGAAATGTATGAAAGTACTAGCGCCCGAGATAACGGAATAGCATCGGTAAAAACAAACGCACCTGAAGCTTCTACAGACGATCAAACTGCATAA
- a CDS encoding DUF2911 domain-containing protein, translating into MKKINLLVMVLLTAFSVNAQDVKFAPLDASPVDIAYSPNKAVKFKKTDNPAPTVKVIYSRPSVKGRAIFGELIKFGEVWRVGANENSEIKFYKPVTIGGINIPAGTYSLFAIPEKDKWTIIINKEIDLWGAYAYDESKDIARVSVPVKPVSNTIEALSIAFTTQGSVTNLVIGWDKTTVEVPITIK; encoded by the coding sequence ATGAAAAAAATTAATTTATTGGTAATGGTCTTATTGACAGCTTTTTCAGTTAATGCACAAGACGTTAAATTTGCTCCTTTGGATGCGAGTCCGGTTGATATTGCGTATTCTCCAAACAAAGCGGTAAAATTCAAGAAAACCGATAATCCGGCTCCGACAGTTAAGGTTATTTATTCAAGACCTTCTGTTAAGGGACGTGCTATTTTTGGTGAATTGATTAAGTTTGGTGAAGTTTGGCGTGTAGGTGCTAACGAAAATAGTGAAATCAAATTTTACAAACCGGTTACTATTGGCGGAATAAATATTCCTGCCGGAACTTACAGTTTATTTGCTATTCCTGAAAAAGACAAATGGACCATCATTATCAATAAAGAAATTGATTTATGGGGTGCTTATGCGTATGACGAAAGTAAGGATATTGCAAGAGTAAGTGTTCCTGTAAAACCAGTATCCAACACAATTGAGGCCTTATCTATTGCTTTTACTACTCAGGGTTCCGTAACGAATTTGGTAATTGGCTGGGACAAAACAACTGTTGAAGTTCCAATCACAATAAAATAA
- a CDS encoding SDR family oxidoreductase, whose product MDSIFNLKGKIALITGGAGVLGSNFANVLAKQGVITGIVSQSIEKANTTVAAIESKGGKAFAIQANVLNKEELEKAKDFIVKKYGRLDILINAAGGNMPGATISPDQAIYDLQTEDLQKVIDLNIIGTMLPSQVFSELFAQQKQGNIINISSAAAQRPLTRVVGYAASKAAIDNFTQWMAVELATKYGEGIRVNAISPGFFIGEQNRSLLLTPEGKLTPRGEKIIEHTPMGRFGTPEDVNGALLYLCSDLSKFVTGTILKVDGGFAAASI is encoded by the coding sequence ATGGATTCAATATTTAATCTAAAAGGAAAAATTGCCTTAATTACTGGTGGTGCCGGCGTACTGGGAAGTAACTTTGCTAACGTTTTGGCCAAACAGGGCGTTATTACCGGAATCGTTTCCCAATCTATCGAAAAAGCCAATACAACCGTAGCCGCAATAGAGAGTAAAGGTGGAAAAGCTTTTGCCATTCAGGCGAATGTTTTGAACAAAGAAGAACTGGAAAAAGCCAAAGATTTTATCGTAAAAAAATACGGCCGTCTCGATATTCTCATCAATGCTGCAGGAGGAAACATGCCCGGAGCTACCATCAGCCCGGATCAGGCCATCTACGACCTTCAAACCGAAGATTTGCAAAAAGTAATCGATTTGAATATTATTGGAACTATGTTGCCTTCACAAGTATTTTCGGAACTTTTTGCTCAACAAAAACAGGGAAATATCATTAACATCTCATCGGCAGCCGCACAACGTCCCTTAACAAGGGTGGTAGGATATGCCGCTTCTAAAGCAGCAATCGACAATTTCACACAATGGATGGCAGTAGAACTGGCTACTAAATATGGTGAAGGAATACGTGTCAATGCCATTTCACCGGGGTTTTTCATAGGAGAACAAAACCGCTCTCTCTTACTGACTCCGGAAGGAAAACTAACGCCAAGGGGAGAAAAAATCATCGAACATACTCCAATGGGAAGATTTGGGACTCCCGAAGATGTCAACGGAGCTCTTTTGTATTTATGCAGTGACCTGTCTAAATTTGTGACAGGAACGATCCTAAAAGTAGACGGAGGATTTGCGGCAGCAAGTATTTAA
- a CDS encoding YhcH/YjgK/YiaL family protein has translation MIVDSLQNAARYYGLHPNFKKAFDYVNQNDISILEEGAFEIGEGLKVIVIVGEGTTKEESIKGFECHDKNIDIQIPIKGPETFAWKPREKCISPNGEYSDERDVRFFYDKPDMFFELQEKQFTILFPEDVHSAMISESSLKKIVIKVKV, from the coding sequence ATGATCGTAGATTCGTTACAAAACGCAGCCAGATATTACGGCCTGCATCCTAATTTTAAAAAAGCATTTGATTACGTAAACCAAAATGACATCAGCATTCTTGAAGAAGGAGCCTTTGAAATTGGCGAGGGCTTAAAAGTAATTGTAATTGTTGGCGAAGGCACCACTAAAGAAGAAAGTATAAAAGGGTTTGAATGCCACGATAAAAATATCGACATCCAAATTCCGATCAAAGGACCGGAAACTTTTGCCTGGAAACCCAGAGAAAAATGCATTAGTCCGAACGGAGAATACAGTGATGAACGCGATGTTCGTTTCTTTTACGACAAACCGGATATGTTTTTCGAATTACAGGAAAAGCAGTTTACAATTCTATTTCCCGAAGATGTTCACTCAGCAATGATAAGCGAAAGTTCACTTAAAAAAATTGTTATTAAAGTAAAAGTTTAA
- a CDS encoding YdeI/OmpD-associated family protein: METKDGRIALYAKNRKEWRDWLQENSQIEKSIWLILYHKKSKTESVNLIEATEEALCFGWIDSLCKKRDPESYYLTFTPRNAKKSKWSQPNKERAERMIAEGLMTEYGQLSIDLAKQNGKWESV; encoded by the coding sequence ATGGAAACAAAAGATGGAAGAATAGCACTTTATGCCAAAAACCGAAAAGAATGGCGCGATTGGCTACAGGAAAACAGTCAGATCGAGAAATCAATCTGGTTGATCTTATACCACAAAAAAAGTAAAACAGAAAGTGTAAATCTTATCGAAGCGACAGAAGAAGCACTCTGTTTTGGGTGGATTGACAGTTTGTGCAAGAAACGGGATCCTGAAAGTTATTATCTGACATTTACCCCACGAAATGCCAAAAAAAGCAAATGGAGCCAACCCAATAAAGAGCGGGCAGAAAGAATGATTGCAGAAGGTTTAATGACAGAATACGGTCAGCTTTCGATTGATCTCGCCAAGCAAAATGGCAAATGGGAATCGGTTTAA
- a CDS encoding STAS/SEC14 domain-containing protein, translating to MIHQIDTTDNIVAFRALAVVTNEDFLSVVIPAVEHLVKQTNEINFLLVLDTDTEASTSGVWLQDALLGLKHLGKWNRAAIITDSEEIISFTNGFGSVIPGDFLGFKKESFNKALNWVEGNINIH from the coding sequence ATGATACATCAAATTGATACAACAGACAATATTGTCGCTTTTCGGGCATTGGCAGTGGTAACAAATGAAGATTTTCTGAGTGTCGTGATCCCTGCAGTGGAACATTTAGTAAAACAAACTAACGAAATCAATTTTTTATTGGTTTTGGATACAGACACTGAGGCTTCTACTTCAGGGGTATGGCTTCAAGATGCCTTACTTGGTTTAAAACATCTTGGAAAATGGAACAGAGCCGCTATAATTACAGATTCGGAAGAGATTATTTCTTTTACGAATGGGTTTGGTTCTGTCATTCCCGGTGATTTTCTTGGCTTTAAAAAAGAATCCTTCAATAAAGCATTGAATTGGGTGGAAGGAAATATCAATATACATTAG